In Fusarium falciforme chromosome 9, complete sequence, the following are encoded in one genomic region:
- a CDS encoding Carboxylic ester hydrolase, producing the protein MVSRNILAAALYAASALAIPHQRGSDNPTAVIDMGKVIGTTTSIPDSKVTVNKFLGIPFAEAPVRFAAPKPAKSWSKPYDASKHKPACIPKFNYPEDKRNESIKIWYTPPPPAGESEDCLNINVFAPAGSKPGSKAVAFWIYGGSFHHGSGSLPLYDGSKMAGYEDIIVVTFNYRNNIFGFPETSDLPKGERNPGFLDQRLALDWVRRNIKAFGGDPEKVTIFGESAGAAGVDALLTAPPDPLPFRGAIIQSGTAKATLTPSGSWVNATEKAGCKKDNFDKTLKCMRELPADKLRDVVERAALTFMPLADDGVTQAKYPRGQRLRSEEDPESMARVPILIGTTAEEGRLPELKEITLEEALSHFASGITPAQIRLLRSLYPIGSPGINNEFDQITTIVTEVGAQCPTKFMADEFSSVGIKTWRFIYNASFENTEIFKGSGAYHAAELSTLFGSFPEKGATEYQERLSRVMQKAWADFVKDPEEGPGWDEVPKVGVLGDGVRPDGDTKGGDGLEVIKPTLLDLRCHLYKSMWEESNPEE; encoded by the exons GGCTGTCATCGACATGGGGAAAGTAATTGGTACTACCACGTCCATCCCAGACTCAAAAGTCACCGTCAACAAGTTCCTCGGCATTCCTTTCGCTGAAGCTCCCGTACGCTTCGCAGCACCCAAACCAGCCAAATCGTGGTCAAAACCCTACGATGCCTCAAAGCACAAGCCCGCTTGCATACCCAAGTTCAACTACCCTGAAGACAAACGGAATGAGAGCATCAAGATCTGGTACACTCCTCCCCCACCTGCCGGGGAAAGTGAAGACTGCCTGAACATCAATGTGTTTGCCCCGGCAGGCTCGAAGCCTGGTTCCAAGGCTGTTGCGTTCTGGATCTATGGAGGAAGCTTTCACCACGGATCAGGATCCCTGCCGCTGTATGACGGGTCGAAGATGGCAGGGTATGAGGATATTATTGTGGTTACTTTCAACTACCGAAACAACATTTTTGGCTTTCCTGAGACATCTGACCTGCCAAAGGGCGAACGCAACCCTGG TTTCCTCGATCAACGTCTTGCCCTAGACTGGGTACGACGAAACATCAAGGCTTTCGGAGGTGATCCCGAAAAAGTCACCATATTTGGAGAGAGCGCCGGCGCAGCCGGCGTCGATGCGCTTCTGACTGCTCCTCCGGACCCCCTTCCCTTCCGCGGTGCTATCATACAGTCAGGCACAGCAAAGGCTACCCTGACACCAAGCGGATCCTGGGTGAATGCCACAGAGAAAGCAGGCTGCAAGAAAGACAACTTTGACAAAACCCTCAAGTGCATGCGCGAGTTGCCTGCTGACAAGCTTCGGGATGTTGTCGAGAGAGCAGCACTCACCTTTATGCCACTcgctgatgatggcgtcACCCAGGCAAAGTACCCTCGTGGACAACGTCTGAGGTCAGAGGAGGATCCAGAGTCCATGGCCCGCGTTCCAATCTTGATCGGAACCACTGCCGAGGAAGGCCGGCTTCCTGAGCTCAAAGAAATCACCTTGGAGGAGGCCTTGTCCCACTTTGCCTCTGGTATCACACCCGCCCAGATCCGACTCCTCCGAAGCCTCTACCCTATTGGATCCCCGGGCATCAACAACGAGTTTGACCAAATCACCACCATCGTGACCGAGGTTGGTGCACAGTGTCCGACAAAGTTCATGGCAGATGAGTTCTCCTCGGTTGGTATCAAGACCTGGCGATTCATCTACAACGCGAGCTTCGAGAACACCGAGATCTTTAAAGGTAGTGGAGCATACCACGCTGCTGAGCTTAGCACTCTCTTTGGAAGTTTCCCCGAGAAAGGAGCTACAGAGTATCAAGAAAGGCTTAGCAGAGTGATGCAAAAGGCGTGGGCCGATTTTGTCAAGGACCCAGAGGAAGGGCCCGGGTGGGATGAGGTGCCCAAGGTCGGGGtgcttggtgatggcgtGAGGCCTGATGGTGATACGAAGGGAGGCGATGGGTTGGAAGTTATCAAGCCTACGTTGCTTGACCTGCGATGTCATTTGTATAAGAGTATGTGGGAGGAGTCGAATCCTGAGGAGTGA